The following are from one region of the Candidatus Polarisedimenticolaceae bacterium genome:
- a CDS encoding cytochrome c biogenesis protein: MKRLAHLSTLALTAVTTVAMLGALWMIFLYAPEEKVMGAVQRIFYFHVPAAIACFASVFVLLGASIAYLWRREAVWDALALAAAEIGFLLCTLVLVTGPIWAKPAWGVWWTWEARLTTTLILWLLLAACLMVRSYAENREQGARLAAVLGVVAALDVPIIHKAVEWWRGQHPQVFGPGKSEGLAPGMRETFLVSLLVFFLLFAVLMLLRTRLALLEDRARALAERAGIAR; the protein is encoded by the coding sequence TTGAAGCGGCTCGCCCACCTTTCGACGCTCGCGCTGACCGCCGTCACGACGGTGGCCATGCTCGGGGCGTTGTGGATGATCTTCCTCTATGCCCCCGAGGAAAAAGTCATGGGGGCGGTTCAGCGGATCTTCTACTTCCACGTCCCCGCGGCGATCGCCTGCTTCGCCTCGGTGTTCGTCCTGCTCGGCGCCTCGATCGCCTACCTGTGGCGGCGGGAGGCGGTCTGGGACGCTCTGGCCCTCGCGGCCGCCGAGATCGGGTTCCTGCTGTGCACGCTCGTCCTCGTGACGGGCCCGATCTGGGCGAAACCGGCGTGGGGCGTCTGGTGGACCTGGGAGGCGCGCCTGACCACCACGCTGATCCTGTGGCTTCTGCTCGCCGCGTGCCTCATGGTCCGGTCGTACGCCGAGAACCGCGAGCAGGGCGCGCGCCTGGCGGCGGTGCTCGGCGTCGTCGCCGCTCTCGACGTGCCGATCATCCACAAGGCGGTCGAGTGGTGGCGCGGCCAGCATCCGCAGGTCTTCGGCCCCGGAAAGAGCGAAGGGCTCGCCCCGGGGATGCGCGAGACCTTTCTCGTGTCGCTGCTGGTCTTCTTCCTTCTCTTCGCCGTCCTGATGCTCCTGCGCACGCGCCTGGCCCTGCTCGAGGACCGCGCGCGCGCGCTGGCCGAGCGCGCGGGGATCGCACGATGA
- a CDS encoding CcmD family protein: MKNYGFLFWAYAVIWIGIAAYVAFLGVRLRKVADRLDRLEGTARDDAGR; encoded by the coding sequence ATGAAGAACTACGGGTTCCTGTTCTGGGCGTACGCCGTGATCTGGATCGGAATCGCCGCCTACGTCGCCTTCCTCGGCGTCCGGCTGCGGAAGGTGGCGGACCGGCTCGACCGCCTCGAAGGAACGGCCCGGGACGACGCGGGCCGTTAG
- a CDS encoding TlpA disulfide reductase family protein yields the protein MRPLVPLVAVLVLVLAGCSGGSAPAKPAVLGSAPEFELKDLSGATVRFADTAGSVRLVNFWATWCAPCREEIPYFKEFETKYGPRGFKVVGIAMDDEGLPVVKPFVDELGMNYLVLLGNEEVGEKFGGLVGYPTTFLVGRDGAILKKWPGAAPRRVFEKEIESALAGS from the coding sequence ATGCGCCCCCTCGTCCCCCTCGTCGCCGTCCTCGTGCTCGTTCTCGCGGGGTGTTCCGGCGGCTCGGCGCCAGCGAAGCCGGCGGTCCTCGGCTCGGCCCCCGAGTTCGAGCTCAAGGACCTCTCCGGGGCGACGGTGAGGTTCGCGGACACCGCGGGGTCGGTCCGACTCGTGAACTTCTGGGCGACGTGGTGCGCGCCCTGTCGCGAGGAGATCCCGTACTTCAAGGAGTTCGAGACGAAGTACGGACCCAGGGGGTTCAAGGTCGTCGGGATCGCGATGGACGACGAGGGGCTCCCCGTCGTGAAACCGTTCGTCGACGAGCTGGGGATGAACTACCTCGTCCTCCTCGGGAACGAGGAAGTCGGCGAGAAGTTCGGCGGGCTCGTGGGTTACCCGACGACCTTCCTCGTCGGGCGAGACGGGGCGATTCTCAAGAAATGGCCGGGAGCCGCCCCCCGCCGCGTGTTCGAAAAGGAAATCGAGAGCGCGCTCGCCGGTTCGTGA
- the ggt gene encoding gamma-glutamyltransferase → MRPSRTATALLAACLLVEPVLAAAARPARGVRGMVVAPEAHATEVGLAVLRSGGNAVDAAVATAFALSVTYPRAGSLGGGGFALRRGPDGAHAAIDFRETAPAALRPEMFLGAGGKFDPRLAQRSGLAVGVPGLVAGLAELHRRWGSRPWRALVAPAVDLAERGFPISEATAENLRADDTPSKLAADPAARALYLRGERPLATGDRLTQPELAGTLRRIGEEGASGFYRGPVAEDVVARVRAAAGVMTLEDLAGYRAVERAPLEGTFRGHRVITFPPPSSGGIVLLQILAMLERWPAGEAGPGSSLAIHRFAEAERRAFADRARFLGDPDAVRIPIDGLLDRAYLRSRAATIRDDRADASATLGAGRPAGAEGENTLHLSIADARGGAVAMTVTLNSWYGSGLLAPTSGVLLNNEMDDFAIAGAPNQFDLIGGAANAVAGGRRPLSSMTPTIVERAGTPAGGRPWLVLGSPGGPTIISSVAQVILNVVDHGLSPAEAVARPRVHHQAIPDRLAHEPGALPDDVAAALRRRGHVLFEREPMGNVALIALDPGDGAWLGIADPRVEGTARGY, encoded by the coding sequence ATGCGCCCCTCCCGAACCGCCACCGCACTGCTCGCGGCATGCCTGCTCGTCGAGCCCGTCCTCGCCGCCGCCGCGCGGCCGGCGCGGGGCGTCCGCGGGATGGTCGTGGCTCCGGAGGCCCACGCGACCGAGGTCGGTCTCGCCGTATTGCGGTCGGGGGGGAACGCCGTGGACGCGGCGGTTGCGACCGCCTTCGCCCTTTCGGTCACCTACCCTCGAGCGGGGAGCCTCGGCGGCGGCGGGTTCGCCCTCCGCCGCGGACCGGACGGCGCCCACGCGGCGATCGATTTCCGCGAGACCGCTCCGGCCGCCCTCCGCCCCGAGATGTTCCTCGGCGCGGGGGGGAAGTTCGATCCGAGGCTCGCGCAGCGCTCCGGGCTCGCCGTCGGCGTACCGGGGCTCGTCGCGGGTCTCGCGGAGCTGCACCGCCGATGGGGCTCGCGCCCGTGGCGCGCGCTCGTCGCGCCCGCCGTGGATCTCGCGGAGCGCGGATTCCCGATCTCGGAGGCGACGGCCGAGAACCTTCGCGCCGACGACACCCCCTCCAAGCTCGCCGCCGACCCGGCGGCGCGGGCGCTGTACCTGCGGGGGGAACGTCCGCTCGCGACGGGCGACCGCCTCACGCAACCGGAGCTCGCCGGGACGTTGCGGCGCATCGGCGAGGAAGGCGCGTCGGGGTTCTACCGGGGTCCGGTCGCGGAGGACGTCGTCGCGCGCGTGCGCGCCGCCGCGGGGGTGATGACCCTCGAGGATCTCGCGGGATACCGCGCGGTGGAGCGCGCTCCCCTCGAGGGGACCTTCCGCGGCCACCGCGTGATCACCTTCCCTCCCCCTTCGAGCGGAGGGATCGTCCTCCTGCAGATCCTCGCGATGCTCGAGCGCTGGCCCGCGGGGGAGGCCGGCCCCGGATCCTCCCTCGCGATCCACCGCTTCGCCGAGGCCGAGCGGCGCGCCTTCGCGGACCGCGCCCGCTTCCTCGGCGATCCCGACGCCGTCCGGATCCCGATCGACGGCCTTCTCGACCGGGCCTACCTGCGATCGCGCGCCGCCACGATCCGAGACGACCGCGCGGACGCGTCGGCGACTCTGGGGGCGGGACGCCCGGCGGGAGCGGAGGGGGAGAACACGCTCCATCTTTCGATCGCGGACGCCCGGGGTGGCGCCGTCGCGATGACCGTGACGCTGAACTCGTGGTACGGCTCGGGGCTCCTCGCGCCGACGAGCGGCGTGCTCCTCAACAACGAGATGGACGACTTTGCGATCGCCGGCGCCCCCAATCAGTTCGACCTGATCGGCGGCGCCGCCAACGCGGTCGCCGGCGGCCGGCGCCCCCTCTCCTCGATGACGCCCACGATCGTGGAGCGCGCGGGGACGCCGGCGGGAGGGCGCCCCTGGCTCGTCCTGGGGAGTCCCGGAGGACCGACGATCATCTCGAGCGTGGCGCAGGTGATCCTGAACGTCGTCGACCACGGGCTTTCCCCGGCGGAGGCCGTCGCGAGACCGCGCGTCCACCACCAGGCGATCCCGGACCGACTGGCCCACGAGCCGGGGGCGCTCCCCGACGACGTCGCCGCGGCGCTCCGCCGGCGCGGCCACGTTCTCTTCGAGCGGGAACCGATGGGAAACGTGGCGCTGATCGCCCTCGATCCGGGGGACGGCGCGTGGCTGGGGATCGCCGATCCCCGCGTCGAAGGGACCGCGAGGGGGTACTGA
- a CDS encoding LOG family protein translates to MSGRTVAVFGSSEPLEGDPIYEAARATGRLLAAAGFAVATGGYGGVMEAASRGASESGGRAIGVTCSIFPERSANRWLTEVRETADLHERQRVLVEIADGYVVLPGKSGTLAELTLVWALHRAGSLPHRPVVLLGAGWVHFLRHLVQGSMIEPEQLAITRAVGTPEEAVGVVDAFLAAEG, encoded by the coding sequence GTGAGCGGGCGCACCGTCGCGGTCTTCGGCTCCTCGGAGCCGCTCGAGGGGGATCCGATCTACGAGGCGGCCCGCGCGACCGGCCGCCTGCTGGCCGCCGCGGGGTTCGCGGTCGCCACGGGGGGGTACGGCGGCGTCATGGAGGCCGCCTCGCGCGGCGCGTCCGAATCGGGGGGGAGGGCGATCGGGGTCACCTGCTCGATCTTCCCGGAGCGGAGCGCCAACCGCTGGCTCACCGAGGTGCGGGAAACGGCGGACCTGCACGAGCGGCAGCGCGTCCTCGTGGAGATCGCCGACGGGTACGTGGTCCTCCCCGGGAAATCGGGGACCCTCGCGGAGCTGACGCTGGTCTGGGCCCTGCACCGCGCCGGCAGCCTCCCCCACCGCCCCGTGGTACTTTTGGGAGCCGGCTGGGTCCATTTCCTCCGGCACCTCGTCCAGGGATCGATGATCGAGCCCGAGCAGCTCGCGATCACGCGGGCGGTCGGCACACCGGAAGAGGCGGTCGGCGTGGTGGACGCGTTCCTCGCCGCGGAGGGTTGA
- the lepB gene encoding signal peptidase I: MGSRAGFGDDRATAPDAPPPKGVIRDYVETILVCVIFVLFTRAFVFQQSKIPSGSMENTLLVGDYIMVNRFVYAPTQWDWEKRWIPVRDISRGDVVVFKFPNTPEIDYIKRVIGLPGDRIEIRDGEVWRNDERLEEPYVDAGHRFPREYRAVEVVRPGHLWVMGDHRNASSDSRVWGQLPMELVKGRALLIWWSYPDERENALRPGSDQLAALVRKIVTFPWRSRWSRCFELIR, translated from the coding sequence TTGGGTTCGCGAGCGGGTTTCGGCGACGATCGGGCGACGGCCCCCGACGCCCCTCCGCCGAAAGGGGTGATCCGGGACTACGTCGAGACGATCCTCGTCTGCGTGATCTTCGTCCTGTTCACGCGCGCGTTCGTCTTCCAGCAGTCCAAGATCCCGAGCGGATCGATGGAGAACACGCTGCTGGTCGGCGACTACATCATGGTCAACCGGTTCGTGTACGCCCCGACGCAGTGGGACTGGGAGAAGCGCTGGATTCCCGTGCGGGACATCTCGCGCGGCGACGTCGTCGTCTTCAAGTTCCCGAACACGCCGGAGATCGACTACATCAAGCGGGTGATCGGCCTTCCGGGAGACCGCATCGAGATCCGCGACGGCGAGGTCTGGCGCAACGACGAGCGCCTGGAGGAGCCGTACGTGGACGCGGGGCACCGCTTTCCGCGCGAATACCGGGCGGTCGAGGTGGTGCGGCCCGGTCACCTCTGGGTCATGGGGGACCACCGAAACGCCTCCTCGGACAGCCGCGTGTGGGGCCAGCTCCCCATGGAGCTCGTCAAGGGGCGCGCCCTCCTCATCTGGTGGTCCTACCCCGACGAGCGGGAGAACGCCCTTCGTCCGGGGTCGGACCAGCTCGCCGCGCTCGTGCGCAAGATCGTCACCTTCCCCTGGCGCTCCCGCTGGAGCCGCTGCTTCGAGCTGATCCGCTGA